A stretch of Pseudorhodobacter turbinis DNA encodes these proteins:
- a CDS encoding bifunctional enoyl-CoA hydratase/phosphate acetyltransferase, with product MILENRLFDALKIGDTASATRLCTTDDLYIFAAATGNHNPMNLPGLDGDGDGQAEALVPTAFAASLVAALLGTQLPGPGIVTLSQEYAFHTRAQAGDELVTTVTVVGLDSGVVTLTAQVLREIDKALILTGVVRVQAPVRHIRLDGSKLPGLTVRRHRHFEALLALAEPLPALRTAVICPENPASLGGAILAMKHTIITPILVGHAGKIAKAAMDLGVDLTGIEVIDMPTHQAAANCAVALVHELRADAVMKGHLHTDDMLRPMVARDKGLRIGRRLTHIFVMDVPGVDYPLLVTDAAINIAPDLATKVDIVQNAIDLAISIGIAHPRVGVLSATETVNPAIPSSIDAALLSKMAERGQITGGFVDGPLAMDNAVSMAAARTKGITSEVAGRAEVLVVPGIDAGNMLAKQLAYISHAEAAGLVMGARVPVILNSRSDSSMARLASCAVAAIHHARMKALAE from the coding sequence ATGATCCTTGAGAACCGCCTGTTCGACGCGCTGAAGATCGGTGATACCGCCAGCGCGACACGGCTTTGCACGACCGATGACCTTTATATCTTTGCGGCGGCGACGGGAAACCATAACCCGATGAACCTGCCGGGGCTGGATGGGGATGGCGACGGGCAGGCCGAGGCGCTGGTCCCGACGGCCTTTGCAGCCTCGCTTGTGGCGGCGCTTTTGGGCACGCAACTGCCGGGGCCGGGCATCGTGACCTTGTCGCAGGAATACGCCTTCCATACCCGCGCCCAAGCGGGGGATGAGCTGGTGACAACCGTCACGGTCGTAGGCTTGGACAGTGGTGTGGTGACCCTGACTGCGCAGGTCCTGCGCGAGATTGACAAGGCGCTGATCCTGACCGGCGTTGTGCGGGTGCAGGCGCCGGTTCGCCATATTCGCTTGGACGGCTCCAAGTTGCCGGGGTTGACGGTGCGCCGTCACCGCCATTTCGAGGCGCTTCTAGCCTTGGCAGAGCCTTTGCCCGCCCTGCGCACGGCGGTGATCTGCCCTGAAAATCCGGCCTCGCTTGGCGGGGCCATCCTGGCGATGAAGCACACGATCATCACGCCTATTCTTGTGGGCCATGCGGGCAAAATCGCCAAGGCGGCGATGGACCTTGGCGTGGACCTGACGGGGATCGAGGTTATCGATATGCCGACCCATCAAGCCGCCGCCAATTGCGCCGTCGCCTTGGTGCATGAACTGCGCGCAGATGCGGTGATGAAGGGCCATCTCCACACCGACGATATGCTGCGCCCGATGGTCGCCCGTGACAAAGGCCTGCGGATCGGACGCCGCCTGACGCATATTTTTGTAATGGATGTGCCGGGTGTGGATTACCCGCTGCTGGTGACCGATGCCGCGATCAATATCGCGCCGGATTTGGCGACCAAGGTTGATATCGTGCAAAATGCGATTGATCTGGCGATTTCCATCGGCATTGCGCATCCGCGCGTGGGGGTGCTTTCGGCCACAGAAACCGTCAACCCCGCGATCCCCTCTTCGATTGATGCCGCCCTTTTGTCCAAGATGGCCGAGCGCGGGCAGATCACGGGCGGTTTTGTCGATGGCCCGCTTGCGATGGATAACGCGGTGTCCATGGCAGCGGCGCGCACCAAGGGCATCACCTCGGAGGTGGCGGGCCGGGCCGAGGTGCTGGTGGTTCCCGGGATTGATGCGGGCAACATGCTGGCTAAACAGCTTGCCTATATCAGCCATGCCGAGGCGGCGGGGCTGGTGATGGGCGCACGGGTGCCGGTGATCCTGAATTCCCGCTCTGACAGCTCGATGGCGCGGCTGGCCTCTTGTGCGGTGGCGGCGATCCATCATGCGCGGATGAAGGCCTTGGCCGAGTAG
- a CDS encoding diguanylate cyclase, translating into MAGKILIVDDVATNRIVYKVKLGAACYAPILASDGASCLALARSEKPDLILLDLVLPDMSGTEVLRHLRADPELASIPVVVFSAEADMKARLAALYAGADDFLAKSVDDQTLMARLRNLLRGREAMAELESGAAPIRALGFAELASGFHLPGSIALVSHRPETALRWRHDLGAHLPDQMTMMSREGALSEVQLTPVPDVFIIESDLADPMGGLRLMSELRSRPQTRHAAICIVKNGPANSDAAMAFDLGADDVVSNEMDPREFGQRVARLLQRKTAADKLRASVRDGLRMAVIDPLTGLHNRRYAISQLAEIASRARSSKRPFALMVIDLDRFKQVNDTFGHPAGDAVLTEVARRLAANIRGGDLLARIGGEEFLIALPNTDLANANTIAQRLCRAMQEVPFDIPGFAPLDLTASIGLAICDNGQTWTEEPVAAVIERADQALLMAKSGGRNQVTISHAAA; encoded by the coding sequence ATGGCTGGAAAAATTCTCATTGTGGACGATGTGGCGACAAATCGCATCGTTTACAAAGTAAAGCTCGGCGCTGCGTGCTACGCGCCGATTCTCGCCTCTGACGGGGCGTCATGCCTTGCGCTTGCCCGAAGCGAAAAACCGGATCTGATTTTGCTGGATCTGGTTTTGCCGGACATGTCGGGAACCGAGGTTCTGCGCCATTTACGTGCGGATCCCGAACTTGCCAGCATTCCCGTTGTCGTCTTTTCCGCCGAGGCCGATATGAAAGCGCGTCTGGCTGCCCTTTATGCAGGTGCCGATGACTTCTTGGCCAAATCGGTCGACGATCAAACGTTGATGGCGCGGTTGCGTAACCTGTTGCGCGGACGCGAGGCGATGGCAGAACTGGAAAGCGGTGCCGCGCCGATCCGCGCCTTGGGCTTTGCAGAGCTTGCATCAGGGTTTCACCTGCCCGGCTCTATCGCGCTTGTGTCCCACCGTCCCGAAACCGCGCTGCGCTGGCGGCATGACCTTGGGGCGCATCTGCCCGACCAGATGACCATGATGTCGCGCGAGGGCGCCTTATCCGAGGTACAGCTGACCCCGGTGCCGGATGTGTTCATTATCGAATCCGATCTGGCCGATCCGATGGGCGGCCTGCGCCTGATGTCAGAACTGCGCAGCCGCCCCCAAACCCGCCATGCCGCGATTTGCATTGTTAAAAATGGTCCGGCCAATTCAGATGCCGCAATGGCATTTGATCTTGGGGCCGATGATGTCGTCAGCAATGAGATGGACCCGCGTGAATTCGGGCAGCGCGTTGCACGGCTTTTGCAGCGCAAAACCGCAGCGGACAAGCTGCGCGCCTCGGTTCGGGACGGGCTGCGTATGGCAGTGATCGACCCGCTGACTGGGCTGCACAACCGCCGCTATGCCATCAGCCAACTGGCCGAGATCGCCTCTCGGGCGCGCAGCTCGAAACGGCCCTTTGCCCTGATGGTCATCGATCTGGACCGTTTCAAGCAGGTGAATGATACCTTCGGCCACCCTGCCGGTGATGCGGTGCTGACGGAAGTTGCGCGCAGACTGGCGGCGAACATCCGCGGCGGCGACCTGCTTGCGCGGATCGGCGGGGAGGAGTTCCTGATCGCCCTGCCCAATACCGATCTGGCAAATGCCAACACCATCGCCCAACGTCTGTGCCGCGCCATGCAAGAGGTGCCTTTTGATATTCCGGGCTTTGCGCCGCTTGACTTAACAGCCTCTATCGGGTTGGCAATTTGCGACAATGGCCAGACATGGACCGAAGAACCTGTCGCCGCCGTGATCGAACGCGCGGATCAGGCCCTCTTGATGGCGAAATCGGGCGGGCGCAACCAGGTCACGATCAGCCACGCAGCCGCGTAA
- a CDS encoding type I glyceraldehyde-3-phosphate dehydrogenase, which produces MRVFINGFGRIGRSVLRAFLQSPERWPGLEIVGINDIAAPDMCAYLFEFDSVFGPWHGSVVLEDGALKVDGRSIPLHRQTDISCLDLRGVDLVMECTGRADGREMAARGLRAGAARVLVSGPSAAADYTVVLGANEAGLDPHAHRILSNASCTTNALAPLVALIAAEWGVVTGSMTTIHCYTGSQPTVDAPAGDFARSRAAAVSMVPTTTSAQRLLDHVLPELAGRIEGSAVRVPVVSVSAVDLAVMTERPASVEAVNAAFRAKGGVIGATDRALVSTDLRARRESIIMACPETRITTGGMLRVFGWYDNEWGFSNRMLDIADLLRRG; this is translated from the coding sequence ATGCGGGTATTCATCAACGGTTTCGGACGTATAGGGCGGTCGGTCTTGCGCGCGTTCCTGCAATCGCCAGAACGTTGGCCGGGGCTGGAGATCGTCGGGATAAACGATATCGCCGCCCCTGATATGTGCGCCTATCTGTTTGAGTTTGATAGCGTTTTCGGCCCGTGGCACGGCTCTGTCGTGCTAGAGGATGGCGCGCTGAAAGTCGACGGGCGCAGCATCCCCTTGCACCGGCAGACGGATATCTCTTGCCTCGATCTGCGCGGGGTGGATTTGGTGATGGAATGCACGGGCCGCGCGGACGGGCGCGAGATGGCAGCACGCGGCTTGCGGGCGGGTGCCGCGCGGGTGCTGGTGTCCGGCCCTTCGGCGGCGGCGGATTATACGGTGGTTCTGGGCGCGAACGAGGCGGGGCTGGACCCGCACGCCCACCGCATCTTGTCCAACGCCTCTTGCACGACCAATGCGCTGGCGCCCTTGGTTGCGCTGATCGCGGCGGAATGGGGGGTTGTTACCGGCTCTATGACCACGATCCACTGCTATACCGGCAGCCAGCCCACGGTTGATGCCCCGGCCGGTGATTTCGCGCGTAGCCGTGCGGCGGCGGTTTCAATGGTGCCGACAACCACATCGGCGCAGCGCCTGCTTGACCATGTTTTGCCCGAACTTGCCGGCCGAATCGAAGGTTCGGCAGTGCGGGTGCCCGTGGTCAGCGTCTCGGCGGTGGATCTTGCCGTGATGACCGAACGCCCTGCCAGCGTGGAGGCGGTGAACGCCGCTTTTCGCGCAAAGGGTGGCGTGATCGGCGCGACCGATAGGGCGTTGGTGTCCACTGATCTGCGGGCACGGCGCGAAAGCATCATCATGGCTTGCCCGGAAACGCGGATCACAACCGGCGGGATGCTGCGGGTTTTTGGTTGGTATGATAACGAGTGGGGTTTTTCCAACCGGATGCTGGATATCGCAGATTTGCTTCGTCGGGGATAA
- a CDS encoding RNA polymerase sigma factor, with amino-acid sequence MEMPFDTTSEIPDEALMVLYANGDPLAARELTARHLPRVLGFATRMLSGDRAEAEDVAQEAMLRLWRIAPEWRQGEAKVSTWLYRVVSNLCTDRLRGRTRRRAVGLDEAPDIADDVQSVEASMIDRDRMDALNEGLASLPERQRQAVVLRHIEGLSNPEIAEVMDIGVEAVESLTARGKRALATAMAGRRAELGYEEGT; translated from the coding sequence ATGGAAATGCCCTTCGACACCACCTCAGAAATCCCGGATGAGGCGCTTATGGTGCTCTATGCCAATGGGGACCCGTTGGCTGCACGTGAGCTTACGGCGCGGCACTTGCCGCGCGTTCTGGGCTTTGCGACCCGCATGTTGTCAGGTGATCGTGCCGAGGCAGAGGATGTGGCCCAAGAGGCGATGCTGCGGCTTTGGCGTATTGCGCCGGAATGGCGGCAGGGCGAGGCGAAGGTTTCGACCTGGCTTTACCGGGTGGTCAGCAATCTGTGTACCGACCGCCTGCGCGGCCGCACCCGTCGCCGCGCCGTGGGGCTGGATGAGGCCCCCGATATTGCCGATGATGTGCAAAGCGTGGAAGCCTCGATGATTGATCGCGACCGGATGGATGCGCTGAACGAAGGGCTGGCAAGCCTGCCGGAACGTCAGCGCCAAGCGGTTGTTTTGCGCCACATCGAAGGGTTGTCGAACCCCGAGATTGCCGAAGTAATGGATATCGGTGTGGAAGCTGTTGAAAGTTTAACGGCCCGCGGCAAGCGTGCTTTGGCCACAGCGATGGCCGGACGCCGCGCCGAGCTGGGCTATGAGGAAGGGACCTAA
- a CDS encoding DUF983 domain-containing protein: MTDQTAMMEDDRPVGQALRRGWRCRCPNCGKGAMLQGYLTVRDSCPSCHEELSHHRADDGPAYLTILIVGHLLAPLILWAFVTYRPEPLVLASIFSLGTVALSLFLLPRMKCMVVAMQWSRRMHGFANRD, from the coding sequence ATGACCGACCAAACCGCAATGATGGAAGATGATCGCCCCGTGGGTCAGGCCTTGCGCCGCGGATGGCGCTGCCGTTGCCCCAATTGCGGAAAGGGGGCCATGCTGCAAGGCTATCTGACGGTTCGTGATAGCTGCCCTTCTTGTCATGAGGAACTTTCGCATCACCGCGCCGATGATGGGCCCGCCTATTTGACCATCCTGATCGTCGGGCACCTCCTTGCGCCGCTTATCTTATGGGCCTTCGTCACCTACCGCCCCGAGCCGCTGGTGCTGGCATCCATCTTTTCGCTGGGAACGGTGGCGCTGTCGCTGTTCTTGTTGCCCCGCATGAAGTGTATGGTCGTTGCGATGCAATGGTCGCGGCGGATGCATGGTTTTGCCAACCGTGACTGA
- a CDS encoding aldo/keto reductase: MKQIPLGSTGFSVSEYCLGTMTWGTQNTEREGHDQIALALEHGVNFWDTAEMYPTNPVRAETIGGTETIIGNWFARNGGRDKVVLATKVTGEGHPHVRDGAPITGASLRAGVEASLKRLQTDYIDLFQLHWPNRGSYHFRKIWGYAPSTTPATEVFADMTELLQVADKLVAEGKIRAIGLSNESVWGAANWLRLAQSLGLPRMATVQNEYSLLCRQFDSDWAEFSAMENMPLLAYSPLAVGLLSGKYAGDVIPDGTRRACTPDLGGRITPQVFEAVAAYLGIAARHGLDPNQMALSFVRNRPYPVIPIIGASSLEQLKTNIGAAKLTLSDEVMEEIAATRRAFPQPY, translated from the coding sequence ATGAAACAAATCCCACTTGGTTCAACCGGGTTTTCCGTATCGGAATATTGCCTTGGCACTATGACATGGGGCACCCAGAACACCGAGCGTGAGGGCCACGACCAGATCGCACTGGCGTTGGAACACGGTGTGAACTTTTGGGACACCGCCGAGATGTATCCGACCAACCCTGTGCGCGCCGAAACCATTGGCGGCACGGAAACCATCATCGGCAACTGGTTCGCCCGCAACGGGGGCCGTGACAAGGTTGTGCTGGCCACCAAAGTCACGGGCGAGGGGCATCCCCATGTGCGCGACGGTGCGCCGATCACGGGCGCCAGCCTGCGCGCAGGGGTCGAGGCCTCGTTGAAGCGGTTGCAGACGGATTACATTGATTTGTTCCAGCTGCATTGGCCCAATCGTGGATCTTATCACTTTCGTAAAATCTGGGGCTATGCCCCCAGCACAACCCCGGCCACCGAAGTGTTTGCGGATATGACCGAGCTTTTGCAGGTCGCGGACAAGCTGGTGGCCGAGGGCAAAATTCGCGCGATCGGGCTGTCCAATGAATCGGTTTGGGGGGCGGCAAACTGGCTGCGGTTGGCGCAGTCTTTGGGCTTGCCACGCATGGCGACGGTGCAAAACGAATACTCTTTGCTGTGCCGCCAGTTTGATAGCGACTGGGCAGAGTTTTCCGCGATGGAGAACATGCCCCTGCTGGCCTATTCGCCGCTTGCGGTGGGGCTTTTGTCGGGGAAATATGCGGGCGATGTGATCCCCGATGGAACCCGCCGCGCTTGCACTCCGGATTTGGGCGGGCGCATCACCCCGCAAGTGTTTGAGGCCGTCGCCGCCTATCTGGGTATCGCGGCCCGTCACGGGTTGGACCCGAACCAGATGGCGCTGTCCTTCGTGCGCAACCGGCCATATCCGGTCATTCCGATCATTGGCGCCTCTAGCCTGGAGCAGTTGAAGACCAATATCGGGGCCGCGAAGCTTACCCTGTCCGATGAGGTGATGGAGGAAATCGCAGCGACCCGCCGCGCCTTCCCGCAGCCTTACTGA
- a CDS encoding lipocalin family protein, whose protein sequence is MYRLIALCFLVGCVPSTGFRDPGAQIYSNAVLEDARLIGDWVQVAEFAAPDAAPCQLGHARITQGLRVEAQLCLNGVQTVFSGPLVATGPGRFVPPQGEAWWVLWADVGYRTIAIGTPSGRFGFILNRGPIAPDRMRAAQEVLAWNGYTTARLR, encoded by the coding sequence TTGTATAGATTGATCGCATTGTGTTTCTTGGTGGGCTGCGTCCCTTCTACGGGGTTCCGGGATCCGGGGGCACAGATATATTCCAACGCGGTGCTAGAGGATGCGCGCCTGATCGGTGACTGGGTGCAGGTTGCGGAGTTCGCCGCGCCAGATGCTGCGCCGTGCCAGCTTGGTCATGCAAGGATCACACAGGGTTTGCGGGTCGAGGCGCAGCTGTGCCTGAACGGGGTGCAAACGGTTTTCTCCGGCCCGCTGGTTGCCACGGGGCCGGGCCGTTTCGTCCCCCCGCAGGGGGAGGCATGGTGGGTGCTTTGGGCCGATGTCGGTTACCGCACCATTGCGATCGGCACGCCTTCGGGGCGTTTCGGGTTTATCCTGAACCGTGGCCCCATCGCGCCAGACCGGATGCGCGCCGCGCAAGAGGTGCTGGCTTGGAACGGCTATACCACCGCCCGGCTACGCTAA
- a CDS encoding EF-hand domain-containing protein: MFNKSKTILSAVTMAALIVGGFSTAAVADQRGDRQGPPMFDFAQADANADGKVTKDEIAAFHSAQIAAMDTDNDGNISEAEMIAAHEQRKAERQARGVKRMMERMDANDDGVVSLAEMAPPMDRGDKMFDRVDTDGDGAISKAEADAAKEKMSKRKGNGGHKGKHDRKGKHDDN, translated from the coding sequence ATGTTTAACAAATCCAAAACCATTCTGAGCGCAGTAACAATGGCCGCCTTGATTGTCGGCGGGTTTTCTACCGCGGCGGTTGCCGATCAGCGCGGGGATCGCCAAGGCCCTCCGATGTTTGATTTTGCCCAAGCGGATGCCAATGCAGACGGCAAGGTGACCAAGGATGAAATCGCGGCATTCCACAGCGCACAGATTGCGGCAATGGACACCGATAATGACGGCAATATCTCAGAGGCCGAGATGATCGCCGCCCATGAACAGCGCAAGGCAGAGCGTCAGGCGCGCGGTGTCAAACGCATGATGGAGCGGATGGATGCCAATGATGACGGCGTTGTAAGCTTGGCCGAAATGGCCCCGCCGATGGACCGTGGCGATAAGATGTTTGACCGGGTTGATACCGATGGCGATGGCGCGATTTCCAAAGCCGAGGCAGATGCCGCAAAGGAAAAGATGTCCAAGCGCAAAGGTAATGGCGGCCACAAGGGCAAGCACGACCGTAAAGGCAAGCACGACGACAATTAA
- a CDS encoding DMT family transporter — protein sequence MEIWIIATVAAAAVQTLRFMLQKRLKGIGLSTGGATFSRFLFAVPLAGLGVAVLMAWRGYDIPTLGGAFWAFAVMGGVAQIIATFCTVALFSERSFAVGIAFTKTETVQVALFSAVFLAEAVSGYGILAILIGFAGVLMLSRPPEGWLAGKILNRATVLGLLAGAFFGLSAIGYRGATIEIANPDPLFRAMLALACVTAFQTVAMALWLRWREAGEVTKVLGAWRATLPVGVTGVLGSLGWFTAFALQNAAYVRSVGQVELIFSILVSLFVFGEKPSKREIAGMGLLAVSIILIVAVA from the coding sequence ATGGAAATCTGGATTATCGCAACCGTCGCCGCTGCCGCCGTGCAGACCCTCCGTTTCATGCTGCAAAAGCGGCTGAAGGGGATCGGCCTGTCCACGGGGGGCGCAACATTTTCACGCTTTTTGTTTGCCGTGCCACTTGCGGGGCTTGGCGTGGCGGTGCTGATGGCATGGCGGGGCTATGACATCCCAACGCTTGGCGGGGCATTTTGGGCCTTTGCGGTGATGGGCGGCGTGGCGCAAATTATTGCGACCTTTTGCACCGTGGCGCTGTTTTCCGAACGCAGCTTTGCCGTGGGCATCGCCTTTACCAAAACCGAAACGGTGCAGGTCGCGCTGTTTTCTGCCGTGTTTCTGGCCGAGGCGGTTTCAGGCTATGGCATTCTGGCGATTCTGATCGGCTTTGCCGGGGTGTTGATGTTGTCGCGCCCGCCGGAAGGCTGGCTTGCGGGTAAAATTCTGAACCGTGCGACGGTGTTGGGGCTTTTGGCGGGGGCGTTTTTCGGACTTTCGGCTATCGGGTATCGCGGGGCCACGATTGAAATTGCAAACCCAGATCCACTGTTTCGGGCGATGCTGGCACTGGCCTGTGTGACGGCGTTCCAGACCGTGGCGATGGCGCTTTGGTTGCGTTGGCGCGAGGCGGGCGAGGTGACCAAAGTTCTCGGCGCATGGCGCGCAACCTTGCCCGTCGGGGTGACGGGGGTACTGGGATCGCTGGGATGGTTCACGGCATTCGCGCTGCAAAACGCGGCCTATGTGCGGTCGGTCGGGCAGGTGGAGCTTATCTTTTCCATCCTCGTCTCACTTTTTGTTTTTGGCGAAAAGCCAAGCAAACGCGAGATCGCGGGGATGGGCCTGCTGGCCGTGTCGATCATCTTGATCGTTGCAGTCGCCTAA
- a CDS encoding NUDIX hydrolase: protein MVLPTVTEAVIDKTALRHAATIVLWRAGADGAPEVLMGQRGAKAAFMPSKYVFPGGAVDPADAHVDLAKALPPTCAARLQVDADINPEVLAAAAIRELWEETGLALGTKGDWACPPADVDHDWAGFAARGLIPSAQEMQFIFRAITPPGRPRRFDARFFLVPATQVAGDVDDFSAASDELSHLHWIALADTRTLDLPFITEVVLAEVAGVLQNGPNTAGVPFFDNSGNRPQFRRLV, encoded by the coding sequence ATGGTTTTGCCAACCGTGACTGAGGCTGTGATCGACAAAACCGCCCTGCGCCATGCCGCCACGATTGTGCTTTGGCGTGCAGGGGCTGATGGCGCGCCAGAGGTGCTTATGGGCCAGCGCGGCGCAAAAGCGGCCTTCATGCCGTCAAAATACGTGTTTCCCGGCGGTGCCGTCGATCCGGCCGATGCCCATGTGGATCTGGCCAAGGCGTTGCCACCGACCTGTGCAGCGCGGCTACAGGTTGATGCCGACATCAACCCCGAGGTCCTCGCCGCCGCCGCGATACGCGAGCTGTGGGAAGAAACCGGCCTTGCCCTTGGCACCAAGGGCGATTGGGCCTGCCCGCCCGCCGATGTTGATCATGACTGGGCAGGCTTTGCCGCGCGCGGGTTGATCCCTTCGGCACAAGAGATGCAGTTCATCTTTCGCGCCATCACCCCGCCCGGCCGCCCCCGCCGCTTTGACGCGCGCTTCTTTCTGGTGCCCGCGACACAGGTGGCCGGCGATGTGGATGATTTCTCTGCCGCCTCGGATGAGCTGTCGCACCTGCACTGGATCGCCCTTGCAGATACCCGCACGCTTGACCTGCCCTTCATCACCGAAGTGGTTCTTGCCGAAGTGGCGGGCGTTTTGCAAAATGGTCCCAATACGGCCGGTGTGCCATTTTTCGACAATTCCGGAAACCGCCCGCAATTTCGCAGGCTTGTTTAG
- a CDS encoding DUF3572 domain-containing protein yields MKQETAEMIALKALGWLAADEDLFGTFLGATGASVDDLSKSAQQAEFLGSILDFLLMDDAWVMGFCEAESLAYEMPMRARAVLPGGAEIHWT; encoded by the coding sequence ATGAAGCAGGAAACCGCCGAAATGATCGCTTTGAAGGCCTTGGGGTGGCTGGCGGCGGATGAAGATCTGTTCGGAACCTTTCTTGGCGCAACGGGGGCGTCGGTTGATGACCTTTCAAAAAGCGCGCAGCAGGCGGAGTTTCTCGGCTCGATACTTGATTTTCTGTTAATGGATGATGCGTGGGTGATGGGATTTTGTGAGGCAGAAAGCCTGGCCTATGAGATGCCGATGCGTGCGCGGGCCGTCTTGCCGGGGGGCGCGGAAATCCATTGGACTTGA
- a CDS encoding dihydroorotate dehydrogenase, producing the protein MQDSDLDDLFATARRHSVGASPDLMARVLADAEAFQPRSAALRAVPKPRRWAALLAAIGGLPALAGLSTATLAGLWIGFADPTGVNVVTDMILASSEVTETLDVMPAYDDFLIEG; encoded by the coding sequence ATGCAAGACAGTGATCTGGACGATCTGTTTGCCACAGCGCGCCGTCATTCGGTTGGTGCATCACCCGATCTTATGGCGCGGGTGCTGGCGGATGCCGAGGCATTCCAACCCCGGAGCGCGGCGCTTAGGGCCGTGCCGAAGCCGCGCCGGTGGGCCGCGCTTTTGGCGGCGATTGGCGGGCTGCCTGCACTGGCGGGCCTGTCCACCGCGACGCTGGCCGGGCTTTGGATCGGCTTTGCTGATCCGACGGGGGTCAATGTTGTGACCGATATGATTTTGGCGAGTAGCGAAGTGACAGAAACCCTTGATGTCATGCCTGCCTATGACGATTTCCTGATTGAAGGATAG
- a CDS encoding periplasmic heavy metal sensor → MTDNHAPTPPKPPFRWGRLVLFTSLALNLAVAGVIGGAALGGFGHKRAEFVARDIGFGIFGEALTKEDRTAIRRSYGKVKKDVLRDRQQMRDDLHAMLAALRADPFELEVLKQALDAGAARIAERQALGQTLLLERISNMSEAERTALADRLEEAVKRKPKRDRPRPEPN, encoded by the coding sequence ATGACCGACAACCATGCCCCCACCCCGCCCAAGCCACCGTTCCGGTGGGGGCGGCTTGTTTTGTTCACCTCTCTGGCGTTGAATCTGGCGGTTGCCGGTGTGATCGGGGGGGCCGCCTTGGGCGGGTTTGGCCATAAGCGCGCCGAATTTGTGGCGCGTGACATCGGCTTCGGGATTTTTGGCGAGGCCCTGACCAAAGAAGACCGCACGGCCATTCGTCGCTCTTACGGGAAGGTGAAAAAGGATGTTTTGCGTGATCGCCAGCAAATGCGGGATGATTTGCACGCGATGCTTGCTGCTCTGCGCGCCGACCCCTTTGAGCTGGAGGTGCTGAAGCAGGCGCTTGATGCCGGCGCCGCCCGGATTGCCGAGCGTCAGGCATTGGGGCAAACCCTTTTGCTTGAACGGATCAGCAACATGAGCGAGGCAGAGCGCACAGCACTTGCCGACCGTCTGGAAGAGGCGGTGAAGCGCAAACCGAAACGGGACCGTCCGCGCCCTGAACCGAATTGA
- a CDS encoding HAD family hydrolase: MIDGVVFDKDGTLFDFRKSWGAWTERLLLQIAVDDAHADMLATAIGYDRFARDFQPDSPVIAATATDIATVLLPLLPGQSLTGLEDLLNAQAQDAVMAPAVPLRAVLEGLRDRGLKLGLATNDTERPARAHLTAHGVLDLFDFIAGHDSGHGAKPGPGMCLAFARQTGVDPARAIMVGDSVHDLVAGRAAGMRCVGVLTGIADTAELAPYADVVLPDIASLGIWIDSQKAAQ; this comes from the coding sequence ATGATTGACGGGGTGGTGTTTGACAAGGACGGGACGCTGTTTGACTTCCGTAAAAGCTGGGGTGCATGGACGGAACGGCTTTTGTTGCAGATCGCGGTTGATGATGCCCATGCCGATATGTTGGCGACGGCCATCGGCTATGACCGATTCGCCCGCGATTTCCAGCCCGACAGCCCGGTCATCGCGGCCACTGCCACAGATATCGCCACCGTGCTTTTGCCACTCCTTCCGGGGCAAAGCCTGACCGGATTGGAAGACCTGTTGAACGCCCAAGCGCAGGATGCTGTGATGGCGCCCGCCGTGCCGTTGCGCGCGGTTCTGGAGGGCTTGCGGGATCGCGGGCTAAAGCTGGGGCTTGCGACCAATGATACAGAGCGTCCGGCCCGTGCCCATCTTACGGCGCATGGGGTACTTGATCTGTTCGATTTTATCGCGGGCCACGATTCGGGCCATGGGGCCAAGCCGGGGCCGGGGATGTGCCTTGCCTTTGCCCGCCAGACCGGTGTTGATCCCGCCCGCGCGATTATGGTCGGCGATAGCGTGCATGATCTTGTGGCAGGGCGCGCGGCGGGGATGCGCTGCGTCGGGGTGTTGACCGGCATCGCCGACACGGCAGAGCTGGCGCCCTATGCCGATGTTGTTCTGCCCGACATCGCCTCTTTGGGCATATGGATTGACAGCCAGAAAGCTGCGCAATAG